Proteins from one Dermacentor variabilis isolate Ectoservices chromosome 1, ASM5094787v1, whole genome shotgun sequence genomic window:
- the LOC142589516 gene encoding uncharacterized protein LOC142589516, which yields MAGGLSGVGYGGGLGYGGGLGYGGLGYGGGLGVGGVGVGSSVALLSGGPGFSKAVAGPAFLVRTVHHVNKVHGGGAIVAHSGLGGVGGGLGYGGGLGYGGGLGYGGGLGYGGGLGYGLGLGYGGGLGYGSGLKYGGYALKG from the coding sequence ATGGCCGGTGGACTCAGTGGCGTCGGCTACGGTGGAGGCCTCGGTTACGGTGGTGGTCTCGGCTACGGTGGTCTCGGCTACGGTGGCGGCCTAGGTGTCGGAGGAGTAGGCGTCGGCAGCAGCGTAGCATTGCTCAGCGGCGGACCTGGCTTCTCGAAGGCTGTGGCCGGACCCGCCTTCCTCGTGCGCACCGTGCACCACGTGAACAAGGTCCACGGCGGAGGCGCCATCGTCGCTCACTCCGGCCTTGGAGGAGTCGGTGGAGGACTCGGCTACGGGGGAGGCCTGGGATACGGTGGAGGCCTGGGATACGGCGGAGGTCTCGGCTACGGTGGAGGTCTGGGTTACGGACTTGGCCTGGGCTATGGAGGTGGCCTCGGTTACGGCAGCGGGCTGAAATACGGGGGATATGCCCTGAAGGGATAG